The following proteins are co-located in the Poecile atricapillus isolate bPoeAtr1 chromosome 2, bPoeAtr1.hap1, whole genome shotgun sequence genome:
- the CRYGN gene encoding gamma-crystallin N, whose protein sequence is MSLLLTAGPFSSLPQITFYEGRCFTGRKLDICGSCNSFQDQGFLNRVNSICVQSGAWVCFDHPDFRGQQYILEHGEYPDFYRWNGRSDHLGSCRPIGMGQGWDKTCINALKVYGDGACCLRFVEVAMPPGSDDGSSGNMGMETNIGPWHGAWWVLYEEPNYRGRMYVVERGEFSSFNEWQARSASVQSIRRVVNYF, encoded by the exons atgtccctgctcctcaccgCGGGCcctttctcctccctcccccagaTCACTTTCTACGAAGGCAGATGCTTCACAGGCAGGAAGCTGGACATCTGCGGCAGCTGCAACAGCTTCCAGGACCAAGGTTTCCTCAATCGAGTCAACTCCATCTGCGTGCAGAGTGGAGCTTGGGTCTGCTTCGACCACCCCGACTTCCGAGGGCAGCAGTACATCCTGGAGCACGGCGAGTATCCCGATTTCTACCGCTGGAACGGACGCAGCGACCACCTGGGCTCCTGCCGGCCCATCGGGATG ggacAAGGCTGGGACAAGACCTGCATCAATGCCCTCAAAGTGTACGGCGACGGCGC TTGCTGCCTGCGCTTTGTGGAGGTGGCCATGCCCCCGGGAAGTGATGATGGATCATCTGGAAACATGGGAATGGAGACAAACATCGGCCCTTGGCATGGTGCATG GTGGGTGCTGTATGAGGAGCCCAACTACCGAGGCCGCATGTACGTGGTGGAGCGCGGCGAGTTCAGCAGCTTCAACGAGTGGCAGGCGCGCAGCGCCAGCGTCCAGTCCATCAGGAGAGTTGTCAACTACTTCTAG